One genomic window of Desulfobulbaceae bacterium includes the following:
- a CDS encoding prepilin-type N-terminal cleavage/methylation domain-containing protein, giving the protein MNTKGFSLIEVLIAITVLGIGLLGIISMQTSATGGKSLSRTITEASTFSANQLESLISLPYTDANLLDTNGDGNLGLNHPFPALPLLPGQAIPDGNFIAAPALVVLAPDHQVTSTDGNYTICWNVSVNYPIPNLKTIRVIVISSGRGVQKVVNFDFIKADTI; this is encoded by the coding sequence ATGAACACTAAAGGATTCTCCCTTATTGAAGTCCTAATCGCGATAACCGTGCTGGGTATCGGACTATTAGGGATTATCTCCATGCAGACCAGTGCCACCGGAGGCAAAAGTCTGTCACGAACAATAACAGAAGCTTCAACATTTTCAGCCAACCAACTGGAATCTCTAATTTCTTTACCTTATACAGATGCAAACCTGCTAGATACCAACGGAGACGGCAACCTCGGACTTAATCACCCGTTCCCTGCATTGCCACTACTTCCGGGACAAGCAATACCTGATGGCAACTTCATCGCTGCTCCTGCCTTGGTCGTCCTTGCACCAGACCATCAAGTCACATCAACCGATGGCAACTATACCATCTGTTGGAATGTTTCAGTAAACTATCCAATTCCCAATTTAAAAACAATCCGTGTGATTGTAATTAGTTCCGGTCGAGGGGTACAGAAAGTTGTCAACTTTGATTTTATTAAAGCAGACACTATTTAA